The Bacteroides acidifaciens genome includes a region encoding these proteins:
- a CDS encoding family 43 glycosylhydrolase — MIRLIHIVGILACLFSNFSCQYKSATSHASGTIDSASCYTNPLLSIGGPAFGALFHNGMYYYIRGVDDKICLWALKDITEITHEPTKTIWPVNDSQSYSHIWDPQIHYINGKWYVYFSMDDGDSDNRQLHVLENASPDPLEGEFVLKGKISTDPYNNLAIYGHPFVHKGKLYLLWSGWKNRRIFEEMQCLYIAEMSDPWTLASERVLISEPKYEWECQWVGTDGNKAAYPVYVNEMPFLFHSRNKDKLLVYYSASANWTPYHCIGLLVANADSDPLSPASWTKLSEPVFRQSPENNAYAPGNICFVPSPDYKEWYMLYLVRNSLHDMLMVDSRSLRMQPIGWDEEGLPLLGKPAKEGEVFRKPSGL; from the coding sequence ATGATACGTCTTATACATATTGTGGGGATATTGGCTTGTTTGTTCAGTAACTTCTCCTGCCAGTATAAATCAGCAACATCTCACGCATCGGGAACCATAGATTCCGCTTCCTGTTATACGAATCCGCTTTTGTCGATTGGGGGTCCGGCTTTTGGTGCCCTGTTCCATAACGGTATGTATTATTACATTCGCGGAGTGGATGATAAAATCTGTTTGTGGGCATTGAAAGACATTACTGAAATAACGCATGAACCTACCAAAACGATATGGCCGGTGAACGACAGTCAGTCTTATTCTCATATCTGGGACCCGCAGATACATTATATCAATGGAAAATGGTATGTGTATTTTAGTATGGACGACGGCGATTCGGACAACCGCCAGTTGCATGTACTGGAAAATGCTTCACCCGACCCGTTGGAAGGAGAATTTGTGTTGAAAGGCAAGATTTCTACCGATCCTTACAATAATCTTGCTATTTACGGACATCCGTTTGTACATAAAGGTAAACTGTATTTGCTTTGGAGCGGATGGAAAAACAGGCGTATCTTTGAGGAAATGCAATGTTTGTATATTGCCGAAATGTCCGATCCGTGGACGTTGGCATCCGAACGTGTCCTGATATCTGAACCCAAGTATGAATGGGAATGTCAATGGGTGGGAACCGATGGGAATAAAGCTGCCTATCCGGTCTACGTCAACGAGATGCCTTTTCTTTTTCATTCCCGTAACAAAGACAAACTTCTTGTTTATTATTCCGCTAGTGCCAACTGGACTCCCTATCACTGCATAGGATTACTAGTTGCTAATGCCGACAGCGACCCACTTTCTCCGGCTTCATGGACTAAATTGTCTGAACCGGTTTTCAGACAATCGCCCGAAAATAACGCATACGCTCCCGGCAATATATGTTTTGTCCCTTCGCCGGATTATAAAGAGTGGTATATGCTTTATTTGGTGCGTAATTCACTTCATGATATGCTTATGGTGGATAGCCGTTCTTTACGGATGCAACCCATCGGTTGGGATGAAGAAGGTCTGCCTTTGCTGGGCAAACCGGCAAAAGAAGGAGAAGTGTTTCGTAAGCCTTCCGGACTTTAA
- a CDS encoding glycoside hydrolase family 3 protein: MKKNNLCLSVLLSGCVLCSCNGQRWTESVEDGYHLITQKDGATLGYSPMSGITIIQQDGYAFKDLNRNGRLDVYEDWRQPIDARVADLTAQLSMEDIAGLMLYSSHQTIPVNRNVYNGKTHTESGMSAWELTDEQKTFLEKDGVRHVLITSVESPETAARWNNAAQGYVEGLGFGIPCNNSSDPRHSSRADAEFNAGGGGKISMWPGSLGMCATFSPEIMKRFAEIGSIEYRALGFATSLFPMVDVGTDPRWMRFCYTMGEGTKLATDMARAYCDGFQTSEGDAEICEGWGWNSVNTMVKHWPGTGACNEGGRDGHQGYGKYAVFPNGNFELHTLPFTEGAFKLEGKTKVSAALMPDYSACVGFEPDGVGSGFSRKFIQDMLREQQNYDGVICSDWGITHDEVGVYACKGKPWGMETKSVAERHYKVLMAGVDQFGGNNDRGPVLDAYHIGVEKQGEEWMQQRMRTSARRLLTNIFRTGLFENPYLDPAHTSEVVGCPEFMQEGYDAQLKSVVMLKNHASVLPLEGKKKVYIPERYVPSYIDFWGGRIEEQHITPLSKELVERYFELVSTPQEADAAIVFIESPNSGYGFDEEAARTGKDTGYRPISLQYSDYTATHARAQSLSGGDPYEDFTNRSYRGKSVKTVNKGDMDLVIQTKKSMGEKPVIVAINVLNPPVLSEIEPYADALFLLFDVQRQTVLDLMAGKAEPSALLPFQMPADMRTVEEQAEDTPHDMRCYHDADGHVYDYTYGLNWKGVIDDERVKKYK, encoded by the coding sequence ATGAAAAAGAACAATTTATGTTTGTCTGTCTTATTGTCCGGCTGCGTGCTATGCAGTTGCAACGGACAGCGATGGACGGAATCCGTTGAAGACGGATATCATCTGATAACGCAAAAAGACGGTGCCACATTGGGATACAGCCCGATGTCAGGAATCACCATTATCCAACAGGACGGCTACGCATTCAAAGACTTGAACCGCAACGGCCGACTGGACGTGTATGAAGACTGGCGGCAACCGATAGATGCGCGTGTGGCGGACTTGACCGCCCAACTCAGCATGGAAGACATCGCAGGGCTTATGCTGTACAGCAGCCATCAGACCATCCCCGTGAACAGAAACGTCTACAACGGCAAAACGCACACCGAAAGCGGTATGTCTGCTTGGGAACTGACCGATGAACAAAAGACGTTTCTCGAGAAAGACGGAGTACGCCACGTGCTTATCACCTCTGTGGAAAGCCCGGAAACGGCTGCCCGTTGGAACAATGCGGCACAAGGTTATGTGGAAGGTCTGGGATTCGGCATTCCGTGCAATAACTCTTCCGACCCCCGCCACTCATCGAGGGCGGATGCGGAATTCAACGCCGGCGGAGGTGGCAAAATCTCCATGTGGCCGGGCAGTTTGGGCATGTGCGCCACTTTCTCACCTGAAATCATGAAACGTTTTGCGGAAATAGGCTCCATCGAATACAGGGCACTGGGATTCGCCACTTCCCTCTTCCCGATGGTGGACGTAGGAACCGACCCGCGATGGATGCGCTTCTGCTATACAATGGGAGAAGGTACCAAACTTGCTACCGATATGGCACGTGCCTATTGCGATGGTTTCCAGACATCGGAAGGCGATGCGGAAATATGTGAAGGATGGGGTTGGAACAGTGTAAACACGATGGTGAAACACTGGCCGGGCACCGGAGCATGCAACGAAGGCGGACGCGACGGTCATCAGGGATATGGAAAATACGCCGTTTTCCCCAACGGAAATTTCGAACTGCATACGTTGCCTTTCACGGAAGGCGCTTTCAAGCTGGAAGGCAAAACCAAGGTATCGGCTGCCTTGATGCCTGACTATTCCGCTTGCGTAGGTTTCGAGCCGGACGGCGTAGGTAGTGGTTTCAGCCGGAAGTTTATTCAGGATATGCTACGCGAACAACAGAACTATGACGGAGTGATTTGCTCCGACTGGGGAATCACGCATGACGAAGTAGGAGTATACGCCTGCAAAGGAAAACCATGGGGCATGGAAACCAAAAGCGTGGCAGAACGCCATTACAAAGTTCTGATGGCAGGAGTCGACCAATTCGGTGGAAATAACGACCGGGGACCTGTGCTCGATGCTTACCATATAGGAGTGGAAAAACAGGGGGAAGAATGGATGCAGCAACGTATGCGGACTTCCGCCCGCCGTTTATTGACCAATATCTTCCGTACCGGTTTGTTCGAGAACCCTTATCTCGATCCGGCACACACAAGCGAAGTGGTAGGCTGTCCCGAATTCATGCAGGAAGGATACGACGCCCAGTTGAAAAGCGTTGTCATGCTAAAGAACCATGCAAGCGTACTGCCGTTGGAAGGAAAGAAGAAAGTGTATATCCCTGAGCGTTATGTCCCCTCCTACATTGACTTCTGGGGTGGACGTATTGAGGAACAGCACATCACTCCGCTGAGCAAGGAACTGGTGGAAAGATACTTCGAGCTGGTTTCCACTCCGCAAGAAGCTGACGCAGCTATCGTATTCATCGAATCCCCCAACAGTGGTTACGGTTTCGACGAAGAAGCTGCACGCACAGGAAAAGATACGGGTTATCGTCCTATCAGCCTGCAATACAGCGACTATACTGCCACGCATGCCCGTGCACAGAGTCTGTCCGGTGGCGACCCGTACGAGGACTTCACCAACCGCAGCTATCGAGGCAAAAGCGTGAAGACAGTCAACAAGGGCGACATGGACCTGGTCATCCAAACAAAGAAGAGCATGGGAGAAAAGCCGGTGATTGTAGCCATCAATGTACTGAATCCTCCTGTGTTGAGTGAGATAGAGCCTTACGCCGATGCATTGTTTCTGTTGTTCGACGTACAGCGTCAGACGGTTCTCGACCTGATGGCAGGAAAAGCGGAACCTTCCGCCCTGCTACCTTTCCAAATGCCGGCAGACATGCGCACAGTAGAGGAGCAGGCGGAGGATACTCCACATGATATGCGTTGTTATCACGATGCCGACGGTCATGTGTACGATTATACGTACGGACTGAACTGGAAGGGTGTGATAGACGACGAACGGGTGAAGAAATACAAGTAA
- a CDS encoding alpha/beta hydrolase fold domain-containing protein — protein MKRFIFLFFILCGLLTESCSKNDSLINEPPKETPGTDNKDDDDDKEDTSNGLKVLCLGNSITRHEYAPSIEWFSAWGMAASKEENDYCHQLERMLCQQRPGSKVTPLNIADWERNLSMNLNTLLDQHCKDKDVIVIRLGENVEDKTAFKTAIGRLVSYCKKQAKHVFITGCFWKDDEKEAAIKQAATAYGIPYVDLRGIDQVGVTRPSTGDILYDLDGKPYTITKDFIIAHPNDKGMKRIAEEIMKAFLLHIKDNETAPSYATRSFTLDNPQTFVFLPASHTATGRAVVVCPGGGYGYCKPEDNYEGNGWAPFFNERGIALIVVKYTLPEGNCQLPIADAETTIKRVREHAKEWYVNKDDVGIMGFSAGGHLASTIATHSTGDAHPNFQILFYPVITMGAQGHAWSRENFLGKNPSTAQMELYSNEKQVKTDTPRAFITFTEDDTEVPPTVNGKAYYQALINKGIPAKLVSWQSSNGWGAGHGWGNLGSFVHHEELMSQLSDWLKSF, from the coding sequence ATGAAGAGATTTATTTTTCTATTTTTTATATTGTGCGGTTTATTAACTGAAAGTTGCAGTAAAAACGATTCGCTGATAAACGAACCGCCAAAGGAGACTCCAGGCACAGACAATAAAGACGATGACGATGACAAAGAGGATACCTCCAATGGATTAAAAGTATTATGCTTGGGAAATTCCATCACACGCCATGAATACGCCCCAAGTATCGAATGGTTCTCTGCCTGGGGAATGGCAGCTTCGAAAGAAGAGAACGACTATTGCCATCAACTGGAGAGAATGTTGTGCCAACAGCGTCCCGGCTCAAAAGTGACTCCACTAAACATAGCCGATTGGGAGCGCAATCTGTCCATGAACCTGAATACATTGCTGGACCAGCATTGTAAAGACAAAGATGTCATAGTCATTCGTTTGGGAGAAAATGTAGAAGATAAGACGGCTTTTAAAACGGCAATAGGCCGGTTGGTGAGTTATTGCAAAAAACAAGCGAAGCATGTGTTTATTACCGGCTGTTTCTGGAAGGACGACGAGAAAGAGGCGGCTATCAAACAAGCGGCAACAGCTTATGGAATTCCTTATGTAGACCTTAGAGGAATCGACCAAGTGGGTGTCACTCGCCCTTCTACGGGAGATATTCTGTATGATTTAGACGGAAAACCTTATACGATAACGAAAGATTTCATTATAGCCCATCCCAATGATAAAGGAATGAAAAGAATAGCGGAGGAAATTATGAAAGCGTTCTTACTTCATATCAAAGACAACGAAACAGCCCCCAGCTATGCCACACGTTCGTTCACATTAGATAATCCTCAAACTTTTGTTTTTCTACCTGCCTCCCACACTGCTACGGGACGGGCCGTTGTGGTATGCCCCGGTGGTGGATACGGGTATTGCAAACCGGAAGACAATTATGAAGGGAATGGCTGGGCTCCATTCTTCAACGAACGGGGAATCGCCTTGATTGTGGTAAAATATACACTTCCCGAAGGTAACTGCCAATTGCCGATCGCTGACGCAGAAACAACCATCAAACGTGTTCGCGAACATGCGAAGGAATGGTATGTCAACAAAGATGATGTGGGAATTATGGGATTCTCCGCAGGAGGACACTTAGCTTCAACTATTGCCACTCACTCCACAGGAGATGCACATCCCAACTTCCAGATCCTGTTCTATCCGGTTATTACAATGGGAGCCCAAGGACATGCATGGTCACGTGAAAACTTCTTGGGTAAAAACCCTTCAACGGCACAAATGGAACTTTATTCTAACGAAAAACAGGTAAAAACAGATACGCCACGTGCTTTCATTACATTCACCGAAGATGACACGGAAGTTCCTCCCACCGTAAACGGCAAAGCCTACTATCAGGCATTGATAAATAAAGGAATACCTGCAAAATTAGTCAGCTGGCAAAGCAGCAACGGATGGGGCGCCGGACATGGATGGGGAAATTTGGGCTCTTTTGTACACCATGAGGAATTAATGTCTCAACTTTCAGACTGGTTGAAGTCGTTTTAA
- a CDS encoding glycoside hydrolase family 97 protein encodes MMKRKFGMLGLLFLSLTFGACQDSNENEIIEPEPQPPVVMGKDTTLESPDGGLKVEISTEGNITYTVSHNGVTVVNASPVSMTLDDGQTWGKGSTFIGSTKESVNTTIDSPFYIRKSVNDIYNELTLHFSEEFRIVFRAYNEGMAYHFESERKKNFKVLSEEVDFSFPSSFTMTAALSPGATDTWQKNANNSYENFYQYDIKEISGGCQLAMLPLMVKCEGKILCIAEANVKNYPSMFIRKMPGNHLAGYQQERVRSAYRDGSYKWPSEWYKYIASCEGSMTFPWRILMVMDKESQLLDNDMIYKLAPARSKLFDTSWIKPGMSTWDWMTAYSLDGVGTPGIHLENYIYHINFAKEMGIPYITIDAGSINMWENDFSYDSCLKDVIEQARKSNIGVWVWMEAAFFSDVLEKAGNSTFEYIFRRLSNDGIKGIKIDFFERSDQEYIDLQWKIAEMAAKYKLLLNLHSSPVPHGLHRAYPNILAYEAVKGQEHLKYEGGRNGDWITYDVTFPFLRGMAGPTDYTAGLMRNASHSKWTVNHDRPISKGTRCRQIADYIIFFSGLGTLADNITTYEKEKECARFLASIPTVWDETKVLTSKLGEYISIARQNGKDWFVGALNNRTDSRSLTLDLSFLDSGTYEAEIFKDGDNANTDATSYKREFITISDSRQLSIEMKNGGGFAARIYKK; translated from the coding sequence ATGATGAAACGAAAATTTGGAATGTTAGGACTCCTGTTTCTGTCGCTAACTTTCGGTGCATGCCAAGATAGCAATGAGAATGAAATAATTGAGCCGGAACCACAGCCACCTGTAGTTATGGGTAAGGACACGACATTAGAGTCACCTGATGGGGGGCTGAAAGTGGAAATTTCGACTGAAGGAAATATCACGTATACCGTCTCACACAATGGTGTAACAGTGGTAAACGCATCCCCCGTCTCCATGACACTGGACGACGGACAAACCTGGGGAAAAGGTTCTACTTTCATCGGTTCTACCAAAGAATCGGTCAACACAACCATTGATTCGCCGTTTTATATCCGCAAATCGGTGAATGATATCTACAATGAACTGACATTGCACTTCTCCGAAGAGTTCCGCATCGTGTTCAGAGCTTACAACGAAGGAATGGCTTACCACTTCGAATCAGAGCGGAAAAAGAATTTCAAGGTCCTATCGGAAGAAGTGGATTTCAGTTTCCCCTCCAGCTTCACTATGACAGCCGCTCTTAGTCCGGGAGCTACAGATACGTGGCAGAAAAACGCAAACAACAGCTACGAGAATTTCTATCAGTATGATATCAAGGAAATCTCCGGCGGATGCCAGTTGGCTATGTTGCCGTTGATGGTGAAATGCGAAGGGAAAATCTTGTGTATCGCTGAAGCGAATGTCAAAAACTACCCAAGTATGTTCATTCGCAAAATGCCGGGCAACCACTTGGCAGGTTATCAACAGGAACGTGTCAGAAGTGCCTATCGTGACGGTTCATACAAATGGCCTTCCGAATGGTATAAATATATTGCCAGTTGCGAGGGTTCCATGACATTCCCCTGGCGCATCCTCATGGTGATGGACAAGGAGTCACAGTTGCTGGACAACGACATGATATACAAATTGGCACCAGCACGCAGCAAATTGTTCGACACATCGTGGATTAAACCCGGCATGAGCACATGGGACTGGATGACAGCCTATTCTCTTGATGGAGTAGGTACTCCGGGTATCCATTTAGAAAATTATATATACCACATCAATTTTGCCAAAGAAATGGGTATCCCTTACATTACTATCGATGCAGGAAGTATCAATATGTGGGAAAACGATTTCTCTTATGATTCTTGCTTAAAAGATGTCATCGAACAGGCTAGAAAGAGTAACATAGGTGTATGGGTGTGGATGGAAGCGGCTTTCTTCTCCGATGTATTGGAGAAGGCAGGCAACAGCACGTTTGAATACATATTCAGAAGGCTGAGCAATGACGGTATCAAAGGTATAAAAATAGACTTCTTTGAACGTAGCGACCAAGAATATATTGACCTGCAATGGAAAATAGCGGAAATGGCAGCTAAATACAAACTCCTGCTCAATCTGCACAGTTCTCCTGTTCCCCACGGACTGCACCGTGCCTATCCGAACATACTTGCATACGAAGCAGTAAAAGGACAGGAACATCTGAAATATGAGGGCGGCAGAAATGGCGACTGGATAACTTATGACGTCACTTTCCCCTTCCTGCGCGGTATGGCAGGACCCACCGACTACACTGCGGGGCTGATGCGTAATGCTTCTCATAGCAAGTGGACAGTAAACCACGACCGTCCGATAAGCAAAGGTACCCGATGCCGACAAATAGCAGACTACATCATATTCTTCTCTGGATTAGGTACGCTGGCGGATAACATCACAACGTACGAGAAAGAGAAAGAATGTGCCCGATTCCTAGCTTCCATCCCCACCGTATGGGATGAGACAAAGGTACTGACCAGCAAATTAGGAGAGTATATATCCATTGCACGACAAAACGGTAAAGACTGGTTTGTAGGTGCACTGAATAATCGGACAGATTCGCGCAGTCTTACACTTGACCTTTCTTTCCTTGATTCAGGCACATACGAAGCTGAAATATTCAAAGACGGCGATAACGCCAACACGGATGCTACAAGCTACAAACGAGAGTTCATCACTATCTCCGATAGCCGTCAGTTATCAATAGAGATGAAGAATGGCGGCGGATTTGCAGCCCGTATCTACAAGAAATAA
- a CDS encoding glycoside hydrolase family 99-like domain-containing protein yields MRTITKNTWRNFCMAAAMTAIYSCTPSTQKVDGQTEKQDDYYVAAYIWPSCHNDPMGQDTLWGEGIGEWEVIKKGNPRFEGHYQPKVPLWGYEMDDDTQVMEKWIDVATAHGINMFIFDWYWYDGQPFLESTVNNGFLKAKNNEKMKFYLMWANHHVAHNYWNVHRYKDDKSRLWNGTVDWDNFKIIVERVIRQYFHKPNYFKIDGCPVFSIFGYYELRENFGDAKGVKKAMDYFREEVKKAGFPDLHLQLIGDGFPFPEFMEMVATVGVNSVTKYNWGWPFEEDYISWGTKAMQRREQWTQALDSLGVPFFPNASIGWDDSPRFPNKKADEIVHYNDSPESFAAFLQKTKEYVDQRPGRPKLITINSWNEWVEGSYLLPDMKNGFGYLNAVKRVMNGEYENFGNKN; encoded by the coding sequence ATGAGAACAATCACAAAAAACACATGGAGAAATTTCTGTATGGCGGCAGCTATGACAGCAATTTACTCATGTACCCCGTCCACTCAAAAAGTAGACGGACAAACAGAAAAACAAGATGACTATTATGTGGCAGCTTATATCTGGCCGTCATGCCACAACGACCCTATGGGACAAGACACTCTATGGGGAGAAGGCATCGGTGAATGGGAAGTCATCAAAAAAGGTAATCCCCGTTTCGAAGGACACTACCAGCCGAAGGTACCTTTGTGGGGATATGAAATGGATGATGACACACAAGTCATGGAGAAATGGATTGATGTGGCAACCGCCCATGGCATCAATATGTTTATCTTCGACTGGTACTGGTATGATGGACAGCCTTTTCTGGAAAGCACCGTCAACAACGGATTCCTGAAAGCCAAGAACAATGAGAAAATGAAATTCTACCTGATGTGGGCCAATCACCACGTGGCACACAATTATTGGAATGTACACCGATACAAGGATGACAAATCGCGTTTATGGAACGGTACGGTAGACTGGGATAACTTCAAAATCATCGTAGAACGGGTGATACGCCAATATTTCCACAAGCCAAACTATTTCAAGATAGACGGTTGCCCGGTATTTTCCATTTTCGGTTACTACGAATTGCGCGAGAACTTCGGTGATGCCAAAGGAGTGAAGAAGGCGATGGATTACTTCAGAGAAGAGGTGAAAAAAGCCGGATTCCCGGATTTACATCTCCAGCTTATCGGTGATGGTTTCCCCTTCCCCGAATTTATGGAAATGGTGGCTACGGTAGGCGTCAACAGTGTAACAAAATACAACTGGGGATGGCCTTTCGAAGAAGACTATATATCATGGGGAACAAAAGCCATGCAACGCCGGGAACAGTGGACGCAAGCACTGGATTCGCTCGGAGTTCCTTTCTTCCCGAATGCATCTATCGGTTGGGATGATTCCCCCCGGTTCCCGAACAAAAAAGCCGATGAAATCGTGCATTATAACGATTCGCCCGAAAGTTTTGCTGCTTTCTTGCAAAAGACGAAAGAGTACGTAGACCAACGCCCTGGACGTCCCAAACTGATTACAATCAACTCTTGGAACGAATGGGTGGAAGGCAGCTATCTCCTGCCCGATATGAAGAACGGTTTCGGTTATCTGAACGCCGTAAAACGAGTGATGAACGGTGAATATGAGAATTTTGGAAATAAAAACTAA
- a CDS encoding glycoside hydrolase family 97 protein: MKKILIGAIGVLIQLAVSGAVYGKVLNVYSPDSTVKVSIELKDKIYYSVFTGDDILLDRCTMGMTLSDGTLGVKPVLRKVRKGTVDESRKREIPLKNETVRNHYNYLRMNMAGDYTVEFRVFDDGVAYRFITDRKSPIEVVGEDFNINFPTDYRACLGEAHAFSTSYESVYTCMQTESYRTDDIMAYLPALLETPVGCKILISEADLIDYPCMFLKSTGNNGMYALFPKCPVRFEDDNDYKFRILEEASYIARTSGKRSFPWRFFVIAKNEKVLVENEMVYKLSAPCELADYSWVKPGKSSWEWWNPRIYDVDFRVGANTQTYKYYIDFAAELGLEYTLMDGAWMAAASDPWTPHPEIDLPEVIRYAKEHNVKILLWLSWLTVEKHFDQLFAKYAEWGVAGLKIDFMERSDQWMVNFYERVAKEAAKHKLVIDFHGSFKPAGLECRYPNVLSYEGVVGMEMGKRCDPANSIWLPFIRNTVGPMDFTPGAMNNVHPEENHFDIWTHGNPAASGTRAYQMALYVVFESGLQMLADSPTLYYRERPCTDFIASVPVVWDETRVLDAKLGEYIVIARRSGDKWFVGAITNGEPRTVTVNLDFLSPNRDFHLTGFADGMNADRSAMDYIRWESEIRSTSTLTLKMVRNGGYVGVIE, encoded by the coding sequence ATGAAGAAGATCCTCATTGGAGCGATAGGTGTGCTCATTCAACTTGCAGTCAGCGGTGCTGTCTACGGGAAAGTACTGAACGTATATTCTCCCGATAGTACTGTAAAAGTCAGCATCGAGCTGAAAGATAAGATTTATTATTCAGTCTTTACCGGTGATGATATATTATTAGATAGGTGTACGATGGGGATGACCCTTTCCGATGGTACATTGGGAGTAAAACCTGTGCTGAGAAAAGTGCGGAAAGGCACGGTGGATGAAAGCAGGAAGCGGGAGATTCCCCTGAAAAATGAAACGGTGCGCAATCATTATAATTATTTGCGCATGAATATGGCAGGAGATTATACTGTAGAATTTCGGGTTTTTGATGACGGTGTAGCCTATCGTTTCATTACTGATAGAAAAAGTCCGATAGAAGTAGTCGGAGAAGATTTCAATATCAACTTTCCTACTGATTATCGTGCCTGTTTGGGCGAAGCACATGCTTTCTCCACTTCTTATGAGTCTGTTTACACCTGTATGCAGACGGAAAGTTACCGGACGGATGATATCATGGCTTATTTGCCGGCATTGCTTGAAACGCCCGTTGGTTGTAAGATTCTGATATCGGAAGCCGACCTTATCGATTATCCCTGTATGTTTCTGAAAAGTACAGGTAACAATGGAATGTATGCCTTGTTTCCCAAATGTCCTGTCCGTTTCGAGGACGATAATGATTACAAATTCAGAATTTTGGAAGAAGCCTCGTATATTGCCCGGACGTCAGGAAAAAGAAGTTTCCCCTGGCGTTTCTTCGTGATTGCGAAAAACGAAAAGGTATTGGTTGAGAATGAAATGGTATATAAACTCTCAGCACCCTGTGAACTTGCCGATTATAGTTGGGTAAAACCTGGTAAATCAAGTTGGGAATGGTGGAATCCCCGTATTTATGATGTAGATTTCAGAGTGGGTGCCAATACGCAGACTTATAAATATTATATAGACTTTGCAGCGGAGTTGGGGTTGGAATATACATTGATGGACGGTGCTTGGATGGCAGCCGCCAGTGATCCTTGGACTCCTCATCCGGAAATCGATCTGCCGGAAGTTATCCGCTATGCCAAAGAGCATAATGTGAAGATTCTGCTTTGGCTGAGTTGGCTTACAGTAGAAAAACATTTTGACCAATTGTTCGCCAAGTATGCCGAATGGGGAGTAGCAGGATTAAAGATAGATTTTATGGAACGCAGCGACCAGTGGATGGTGAATTTCTATGAGCGTGTAGCTAAAGAAGCAGCCAAACACAAACTCGTAATCGATTTCCATGGTTCTTTCAAGCCTGCCGGACTGGAGTGCCGTTACCCCAATGTGCTTTCGTACGAAGGAGTGGTAGGTATGGAGATGGGCAAGCGTTGCGATCCTGCGAACAGCATTTGGCTGCCTTTCATCCGTAACACTGTAGGACCGATGGATTTTACTCCGGGAGCCATGAATAATGTTCATCCAGAAGAAAACCATTTTGATATATGGACGCATGGGAATCCTGCCGCTTCGGGGACACGTGCCTATCAGATGGCACTGTATGTAGTATTTGAAAGCGGGCTGCAAATGTTGGCGGACAGTCCTACGTTGTATTATCGCGAACGTCCCTGTACGGATTTCATAGCCAGTGTTCCTGTGGTATGGGATGAGACGAGAGTTTTGGATGCCAAGTTGGGCGAATATATAGTCATTGCCCGTCGGAGTGGAGATAAGTGGTTCGTGGGGGCTATTACGAATGGTGAGCCGCGTACTGTCACGGTCAACCTCGATTTCCTTTCTCCTAATAGGGATTTTCATCTGACCGGCTTTGCCGACGGCATGAATGCCGACCGTTCGGCGATGGATTACATAAGGTGGGAGTCAGAGATTCGCTCTACTTCTACATTGACGTTGAAGATGGTTCGCAACGGAGGATATGTGGGAGTGATTGAGTAA